A stretch of the Paenibacillus dendritiformis genome encodes the following:
- a CDS encoding YpdA family putative bacillithiol disulfide reductase, with translation MEQVIIIGAGPCGLSAAIELQRSGWDPLIIEKQCIVHSIYRYPTHLQFFSTPELLEIGGIPFATPNEKPYRHEALVYYRRVSEQYGLRIRSYEEVKDIAKGEDGIFTLHTETRSGEALAYRSRHVVIATGYFDYPNLLGIPGEDLPHVTHYFQEAHPYAGMKAVIIGGSNSAVDAALECERVGAQVTIVYRGTEISGNIKPWVRPILESKLAKERIHIRYDSRVVHIAQDRVRIERGDGSTEELSTDFVLALTGFRPDRKLLESSGVRMQDDQDKPVYDPETMETNVPGLFVAGVIASGRNANEVFIETGRYHGRLIADYIGPNPGAAEPRASH, from the coding sequence TTGGAACAAGTGATTATTATAGGCGCCGGACCTTGCGGGCTATCGGCCGCGATTGAATTGCAGCGCAGCGGGTGGGATCCGCTCATCATCGAGAAACAGTGCATCGTTCACTCCATCTACCGTTATCCGACCCATCTCCAATTCTTCAGCACGCCGGAGCTGCTGGAAATCGGCGGCATCCCGTTCGCGACACCGAATGAGAAGCCATACCGTCACGAAGCGCTTGTCTATTACCGCAGAGTATCGGAGCAGTACGGGCTCCGCATTCGCTCCTATGAAGAGGTCAAGGATATCGCCAAGGGGGAAGACGGCATCTTCACGCTGCATACGGAGACCCGCAGCGGGGAAGCGCTCGCCTACCGCAGCCGGCATGTCGTCATTGCGACCGGCTACTTCGATTATCCGAACCTCCTGGGCATCCCGGGCGAGGATCTTCCGCATGTCACCCATTATTTCCAGGAGGCGCATCCATACGCCGGCATGAAGGCCGTCATCATCGGCGGCAGCAATTCCGCCGTCGATGCCGCGCTTGAATGCGAGCGGGTGGGCGCCCAGGTAACCATCGTCTATCGCGGAACGGAGATCTCCGGCAATATCAAGCCATGGGTCCGCCCGATTCTCGAGAGCAAGCTCGCCAAGGAACGAATCCATATTCGCTACGATTCTCGCGTCGTCCATATTGCCCAAGATCGGGTACGCATTGAGCGGGGCGACGGCTCGACAGAGGAGCTGAGCACTGACTTCGTGCTTGCCCTGACCGGCTTCCGCCCGGATCGCAAGCTGCTGGAATCGAGCGGCGTCCGCATGCAGGACGATCAGGACAAGCCCGTCTACGATCCGGAGACGATGGAGACGAACGTCCCTGGCCTGTTCGTCGCGGGCGTTATCGCATCGGGCCGCAATGCCAACGAAGTCTTCATCGAGACCGGCCGCTACCATGGCCGGCTGATTGCCGATTATATCGGCCCCAACCCCGGCGCCGCGGAACCCCGCGCGAGCCAC